The Penaeus vannamei isolate JL-2024 chromosome 4, ASM4276789v1, whole genome shotgun sequence genome segment TGTAGGTATATCACTGACTTAATAATTATTTAACTATAGAGGATTTCAATAAAAATGGACTGGAGTTCTTTGTGACctaacagaataagaaaaaatccaTATGATTGAAAAGCTACAAGAATGAAATACATAAATGTTTAAAACCAATATCAAATCCATGTATTTATATCAAATAGTAACATTACCTTAGAAAAAAGTTCTTCATTCTAAAATTTTTCAAAATCAGTGGATTtttagggaaaaaataaataaatataatcatttggCAGAACTGCTGTATCTCACTTACCAATAAGATCTACATCAACATTGAGATTCTGCGTGATCATATTGTACCATTCACAGTACACATTATATTCAGGCTCAGTCATCTTACCACCTCTAAACAGATTTTCTACAAAACAGTATCTGAAATGAGACATAAATACAGCCCTATAACATTGCAGTGAAACTGTTATGGGATTATTTTTCAAATGCAcataaagaataggagagagtatATATAGTCAAGCTAGCACTTGGTCCAGATTGTGCTCCAACTTAGAGACTAGATCAAACACTtagtcactctcacacacacatgctctctctctctctctctctctctctctctctctctctctctctctctctctctctctctctctctctctctctctctctctctctctctctctctctctcacacacacacacacacacacacacacacacacacacacacacacacacacacacacacacacacacacacacacacacacacgcacacacagagtaaatcaaaatataaaaaattatcataCCTGGCACTAAATAATGATCTCTCGATGAGCTTTACAGGTGATGAAGTGGGTTTGAGGTGAAGTTCCATCATGGTCATCTGAACATAGGTCTGGAACGTGTGGGCCCATCGGCATGGGTCTTTGTACATCAGGTCCTGAGGGTGAGATATACCATTTCAGTTATCAGATAGAGTAAAATACATACATTAACCCTACTTTAAACATATGCCTATGTGACAAAATGTTGCAATATTGATGCAAACAGTACTACTACTTTCATGTATAAACCATTCACTTTTAGTTTAAGAAAGTCTCAAAAGAAACAGTTGGTAGTTCAGTTCATATTCAGACAAATCTGCTATTAATGCTTTGACAAATTTATTAGTCATGGTGTATGTGAATGAGAGAGTAACTGATGGGACCAGCATTAACAAAGCAAATTTGTGTTACTTTATAAGACAATGAATCCTAAGTTTCTTGtactacaaaagaaaataaaagcactTACCAAGAGATTGTATCCCCTCACATTTCTCCACTTATCGACGGGCTCTTGCAAGACCTCCACGTCGTTAAACTTGGCGAAATGCTGCAGCAGCGTGGATTTCCCGCTGCCAATGTTCCCCTCGATGCTGACGGTGAACTTGGACTTGGGTCCCTTCTCGAACATGTCTAAGCAGATTTCCGCGAGGCCGATTTTCTCGAAGACTGTCTCGTAGTAGCTCTCCAGCTCCCCTGTCCAACACACAGACTGTAGTGAGCCATGTGGAGCTGCGCGCCAAAACTGCACGGGATAATCAAGTCAACCAATGGCGGTGAAGGGGGGGCCTTGATAAGCCTTTCCGCCAATGGGCGCGCCGCGACGGGAGGCGCGAGCGGCGGCGGGGGAGGCCGCGCTCGGTTTCCAATACGGGTTTAATAAAAGCAATATGCTCAGCTTGAAAAACTGTCAGCACGCAAAGTGTAAACTGCACACAAAGACTCTACGTGATTACAATTATAACTGGCAAGAAGCGATATACTGCAAATAAATGCTCTTGAAATCCTACGAAAATTTTGAAAGTTGACGTAAATTTATAGGCAACACCAAAGCATTCAAAGGAAACCGGGCCATGAGCTTCACCCGTTAACTGCATCAGCATCCTAAGTGATATATAAAACTAATACAATTATATGTTTTTAGTACGCTTAAACTGATGTATCTACAATATAAATAGACGAATAGtgagacaaatagataattacatatatcTGGATGGTTTGTTCGCTGCATGGTCCATTGGACATTATCAATGAGATTGGTGCACTTTTTACAGTACAAGTGACCAGGCTCTTGCAAATAACAATTTTTTGTTCGGGTCTTTGAAAATTGGTAACGAAGAAGCACGATGTCTCAAAATATGAAGTACAATTTAGAATTCCTTTTCCCCCGAAACTTCCATTACCTCGTAATAGTTTTAATCAGTCAACCAAGGACTTTCCATAAAACGTGATGCTTCACCTTCCAATAAATGTCAAAAATACCATTGAGCGATATACAATCAACAATAGCGTCAACATTCATGCAAATACTGAAACAATACTGCCCATATTAGTAAGCCAGCCACAATATGCAGTTCCGGGCTAGAGCTTTTAGGTTGCGCCATCTTATCAGATAACCGTTGGGATGCAGCCCCTCTCGTGTTCGTACTTGCGTACATAAAAAAAGCCCGCGCTTTTTTCTCGTCCATTCTTCTCATCTCTATCAACATCATAGTTCTCATTGTATTACTTATAttgactgtcatcatcattattaccattcttgtcaccactcatcatcatcaacatgggCTATCTACTTGTGTAgaccttcctcattatcattatcacaattcatAGCAGTACTTTTATTACGAATGCAATTATAACCCTTATATCTTCTCATAATCATTACATTCAGAATTAACATCCCTGACATACAATTCTTAATGCTGTTCCATCTTCGCTCACCATTCCCACGGATCCTGTGATCTGACAAGACCCTCATTACTTCAAAGTACTTCTGAATTGTCGTTAATG includes the following:
- the LOC113805251 gene encoding deoxynucleoside kinase isoform X1 — protein: MGQHVAKIGVQGRVLTKFAGVQRGVTCVMLPKTFHMHRIGRRGGTRDPQLLGELESYYETVFEKIGLAEICLDMFEKGPKSKFTVSIEGNIGSGKSTLLQHFAKFNDVEVLQEPVDKWRNVRGYNLLDLMYKDPCRWAHTFQTYVQMTMMELHLKPTSSPVKLIERSLFSARYCFVENLFRGGKMTEPEYNVYCEWYNMITQNLNVDVDLIVYLRTDPNKVHERIRKRARSEEQTIPMQYLEDLHKLHEDWLIEKKHPLPAPVLILDANENLCSMYKKFEEHTSEILCQKLVKNKLTELEDIGEALVS